A stretch of DNA from Salvelinus sp. IW2-2015 linkage group LG20, ASM291031v2, whole genome shotgun sequence:
AGattgttataatgcttgtattgcattataatggttgttttattcgacagaatataATATTCTGTTAACTGTTGTGTgggttctactgaggatggtcctctatgagataacactgacagatgagatttacgatgtctttgggtgataaaacctaaagagcattccagagaacatgagcaaATGGTTCTcttctataccgtaccagggagagacgaCGGTTCTAGTTTGGAGtaggagggccagacactggtctttacaatgaaaactgttgacacagcagtaactgtctgctatgttttatagatatctttcatacaaatcttaacctttgtgaactgttcctaagatatgtggtaggttgagaggggtgtatcttggctataaaagatctttgtatttttctgtggtcactttcaatggttcattagagatagcgcatcattgaaagtcaaaaatgctattgcaaagctcttattattaaagatgtagtttaagtataactctgactggtgtgtgaagtttgtaactctcctcatttggtaaagcagaaatatgccgcCACCAGTTCTCATTTAAAAGTATTTTCTTTATAGTGTGTAGACACTCCCTCGTGAGCTGGAACAATTAATGGATGTAATAACTATGTTCTTCAATTCTCTAGACGCTGTGGGAGGGAGGCCAATACAAACTCCGAATGCTGTTCAAAGATGACTATCCTTCCTCGCCGCCAAAATGTGAGTAAACCTGCAGCTTGTTCTTATCGACCATTCACAAGTCATCAAACCGGCATTAGCCTATAGTAATAGAGCTAAGTTATTAGGAGACATTTAGGCTAATCAATTGAGATGGAATTATAATGACAGAACTTAGGTWAAGTGAGAAGGACAGGCTACAgcaccaagagccaacaggtaggctgcttcTTACGTTGAAGAGGGGAAAGCACAGTTATGTAGTCTCAATTAGCCAAGCTAACGTTAGATGAGATGATAAATAACTAGCACTAAGTTAGTTTACCAGCGCGAGTCGACTTGGTtgctatctctctccccttcctgttcccctcgtcactcactcactcactcacaccacatGGCCCCTCGCCTCTGCTTGCTTGAGCTGCTACtttcatactgtatatacagtcattgattacagctccggttaataaagtagcGCAAATTGTTACAGCATTGTTGCATTAGGTATTTCTATAATATTTCTTTAATCCTCTATATGAGGACGATCAGGACCTATAATTGGTCGTTTTGTGAATACTGTACTTTGATTTTaattttgtgaaaaacaaaaCGGTTaaggatttttttcttaactttaaCGATCCCAATTTCAACATTTTAACAACCCTGATGTGCAGTGTTTTGTTCCTAGTCATTTTTGATATCGATGATAAGGAAGTCAACAGAAATGCTTTTTAATCATCTATTCTATATCCTCTCAGGCAAGTTTGAGCCACCCATTTTCCACCCCAATGTCTACCCATCTGGCACGGTGTGTCTTTCCatcctggaggaggagaaggactgGAGGCCAGCCATCACCatcaaacaggcacacacacacacacatatacacacacacatatacacacacataaagaatGGGAGAGGCATCAGTGCTTTCACCGGTTTGGAGGAATGCACGACATTGACTCAACGGGTATCaaattactgtattttttttatgtggatCAAAGCATGGTACTCTCTGGTCGAGTGATTGTCTTCTGATCtgcattgttttgtatttcaatcCATTCTAAAAGCTGACTTAATCTGTTTTGTGTTCACAGATCCTGTTGGGTATCCAAGAGCTTCTCAATGAACCCAACATCCAAGACCCAGCACAAGCAGAAGCCTACACAATTTACTGGTGAGTTTCAGTTGAGAGATACTTTATAATATTTTTGAATGTTCTACTGTATAATTGATACAGGTAAAGGGGCTCTTAGTGTGCTTTAAGACACTTGCAAWCATACACAATCTCTCTTTGTTAAACCGAAAATAATAGCCTTTTTTGGGTGATACTCAATTTCATAATGGACTAATCCCCCTTTGTTGCCTCTTTTAGTCAGAACAGAATGGACTATGAGAAGAGGGTGAGGGCGCAGGCCAAGAAGTTTGCCCCCACATAAAGCTCAGCTGAACATCTGCCTGAGAAGCCTGATACAACACCTGGGTACTGAACAGCAAGCAGCACTTAGAGGACCAATCCAATGATCAATCTACTATTTGATATGTTCTTCTTTACATGAGAAAAGTGTCATGTATCCTACATGAGAGACATTTTAAAACCAAAcaaaataatcatatttgtccacaatttttgttgttgcctattTCACTTCTAAAACATGCCTAAAACACTTTCTTATAATTTAATAAGATTCCATTTGGATTTGTGATCTATAAATCAGGAAGCTACTTTGCCTTATGTTTAGTCTTATCAAATAGTCATAAGGTCTAATAACAAGTAATTTCAAATTGCAGTGTCTGATACGTCATTTTGTAACTGAATCTGTACTTAAATAAATGACCCCCGTAAGTTAAGTGAGCCTTATTTTTCTGAGTGTCTGGTCACGTTGAATTTAATTGTAGATTTTTATTGGGATGCCCCTTTAATAAGATGGATGTCAGAGCTGAGAGTGTGCTGCATAGAGAGCTGAAGAGGTTTACCTCCAAAgacttgagtgtatgtacataATATAAATATGTAGGTCCATATGGATCTTGTGTTCTTTTCTATTGTTTTAGCAAGTTGATATTTGTGTGTGGTATTAAAAGTAATAAACACATTATAATGTAAGAATTGTGAAATAAAGTTAATTGAATGGAAAATACTAAACGGTGTCCTTTCTCCTTTTAGTTTCTTTGCTGATAGTTGAATTTGTTATTGTCTGTGTGGTAAATGTACAGGGTaggttttatttgaccttttatgaGGGATTAAGGTATAAACTTTATTTTCCTGTGGTGGTGTTATATTGGATAACTGAATGACCTTTAGCTCCGAGTATGGAGTTCAAATCTCAGGTAATGCGCACTACACTGTATCAGAGACTCCTTCACGCAACTACCTTCTAGGATAAATACGACATCATTATCCAGCTAACGTGTTACTCTTCACGCCTATTCGGACGGTGCGCAGGGTTCTGAAAAATCTAATGTATCGAGGTAAACTCACAAAACTACACAGCGACCGAGGCTCTGAATCGAAGCACAGATGTAAGTATATTTAGGCTGTACTTTTCccacaaaataatacaaaatgtaattTCTCACTTACGGACATTCTATGCAATGCACCTGAAATGTGATAATTAAACGTGCCAACGATGTAGCCCAACTGACCCAGCACGAATTCATGTCAGGAAAATAAGGTTGTCACATTTTTCCTGTTTGGTTCAGCTTGAGTTTTGGTTTAGGCTATGTCCTAATGAGGGTAagattatatttttaaaataatatttactTTGAACGCTAATGCGGACACgtgtgtaaaataataaataagccTAGACCTTCAGCGTCCCAGTGTTCTGTAAATTAGCGATTTTGAAAGTAGACGCACTTGTCAACTGTGCAAAAGTAATCTTATTCGCGGGAGYGCAACACAGTATAATTCTCTGTTGGGTTCACACGAACCTTTTCAGTGCCTAATAGTCCCATTGAAAGCCAATACTATGTCAAACAGTTACTAAAAATCGAGAAAAMTGTATTATCTCTAAGCATTAGCATATGTTGATTTGTTATAGCTCATGGTTGCCCAAATGTTTGTGCATCATTAGATTTATTATGAAGGAGTTTATAATGCTGCATCTTTTGATGGAACACTGGGAAGTGAATGTTGACATGGGAAACCTGCAGGACTGTACCAACAACAAGAATACTTGTGGTCAGGCAGTGCATTCTTTAGTTATGTTCTCTGCTTACATGACCTAGAATCCTCATCGCCTCTTGTTTGTTAGTCAAGGCAATGACCTCCACTGGCCAGCCGGAGACAACAGTTGGAGACAAGCCGCAGGTCAGTAGCGTTGGAGAGGGATGGTATAATTCAGTTTATATCCCAAAACTTGGTATTCCACCATAACCTATGCACACTACAGAGCTCTCAATTATGTTTTtgcaactgtgtgtgtctgtgagtgtgtgtgtgttggaggtgaGCGTTTTAGCATGCCCGGAGGTTCCTCCTCTCGTGCTGCCTCACTATACTGACAAACGGTCAGCCTTCGTCCCTCCCCATTGCTCCTACCACAGCCTGGGACACTGTCTACGCACCAACATCTTTCCAGGTCAGTGTTGCACCAGGTCATTGTTGGGCATCCCTGATTCAGTATGATAACAAAGTGAATTATCAGCACAGGCAGTGACATATACAGTCAATGATTACTGTTCCTCTGTCTAATTCTCATgttcctttcttttcttttcctaTCCAtgtttctattctattcttcCCAGGAYCTCCTCTGGTGTGGAAGTCCCTGATAAAAGACTCCTACATCGGTCACCACTTGCCCGCCCCTCCTACAGACGCCCAGCGTTGGTACGGCCGCAGGACTGATGACATTGGTGGGTGATCTGCTGCAAATGTCACTTATTGCTATATCAACaactattactaccactactactaccactcctAGTAGTACTATGAATCAAATAGTGCTACATGATTCATAATATGCTTTGATAATAAGCTAGATAATAAGCTAATAAGCGAATAATAGACACCACTTGTTTGATTAATACTACCAATGATATGACAACTAGCTCTATCCTTGCCACATCCACTTATACTCAAACCCCGTTTTCATTCTTCCTCATTTTATTTGTTCTTCCATAGTGAAATGGACAGAAAGAAACATTGTGAACCAGAAGTTGAACAAGGTGCTAAAGGCAATGGAGAACAAGGGTCTAAATGAGGCCATGGTGCAGTGGCCATTTCACACCTTCACCGCAGCGCCCATGCACCCTCCACATTATTCACATCTCTTTTTACACATATATATCTACATYCAAGCCTTTACAAACCTTTTCTGGTACGTTCAgtgtcacattcacacacatgcacaagcatacacacacaaacattgtcaCAAACTCTCAAAAGTACAAAAACAACTCATCTCCTGACCTCTAAACACATTCCAACACATTTGTAGGCAGACACAAGTTCATGATCTCTCTTTTACCTCAATAAAAGTAGAACAGCATCGCTCACCTTAGTTACCTGATGTTCTGTGTATTGTAGAACTCACTTACTTCTGAGGGGATTCATAGCTGTCATCAAAAAATCTACTCATACTACTGAAACCCACTGAATGTGATTGTCGGTTAAACCTGCAGCTATCAATATTCAGATAAAACTGTAAAATGGAAATTCTATTTTACCAACAAAAGAATATTACATAAACCACAATTAGGTGGTTACCACATCAACCAATGTTTTGTTTTAGGTTGGAAAGTTGGTAGTAGCGGCTTTGTAGTATTCTTCAAGTACATTTTGAAGTAATATTGAAGTACATTTTGACTTAATCTGTGCTCAAGTCTCAAATGTACARGCAAGTAGCTATAATCCACCTGACCTGACCATATTATCAATGAAGTTGCTCAAATGACAAGAATAAGAAACTGATGGAATGAACGAAACAGGAAAAAATGAAACAGCTCAAAGGATGACAATGGTTGGAGGGGATTTTTGTCTCGGATGTCTTTTTACAATGAACAAGTAGCAGACTAATGCAAAGTGGCAGCATCACTAACGTGGTTTCAACGAAAACCCCACCGAAACTGTCTTTTTCTCACAACCATATCTCTATATTTGTTGTGTTCAGTCTAGAGACTATAGACACTATTCATACTGGGGCTTTAGAGGATAAAATAGGTGTTTTTTTATACtgactcacctcactcactcaacaGGCAGTAAATAAACTGTCATACCGAGCCCAGTGGAAGGAATCCTGAGATATTGTCAGTAATACATCTCAACAGATCATGTTCCCCTTTCTCCTTCTGACAtttagtgtgtgggggggaggggggaggggaggggggaagaaaAATGAAATGATATAAGTATATAGGAAGTGGgtcgtgtgtgggggggggggtggggggggggggggggggggggggggggggggggggttgggggtcaTTGTGCGTCATGTTACTATTACATATTTCTTGACTGTGGTGTCAAATTAGGGAAATGACCTTTTGATGAACTGTATATCTATTATAATTCAATTATAATTCATGTTTTTTATTCACCTAAATTCAATATCTGGCGAGGTTGCTGGTTcaaaaccacttttttttttaaagtacactacatgaccaaaagtatgtggacacctgctcatcgaacatctcattccaaattcatgggcattaatatgaagttggtcccccctttgctgctataac
This window harbors:
- the LOC111981399 gene encoding SUMO-conjugating enzyme UBC9 produces the protein MSGIALSRLSQERKAWRKDHPFGFVAVPTKNPDGTMNLMNWECAIPGKKGTLWEGGQYKLRMLFKDDYPSSPPKCKFEPPIFHPNVYPSGTVCLSILEEEKDWRPAITIKQILLGIQELLNEPNIQDPAQAEAYTIYCQNRMDYEKRVRAQAKKFAPT